The window GTATCTTCGTAAAAAGCTTTGATATATTTTGATGCAATCGTGCTTTCGCTGACTCCCTCTTCTTGAGCTCGATTAATTATCTTGTCGTCGACATCGGTAAAATTGGAAACAAAATCAACGTCGTATCCTCGATAAAGCAGATATCGGCGAATCGTATCAAAAGCAATCGAACTACGGGCGTTTCCAACATGAATGTAATTATAGACAGTCGGTCCACAGACATACATGGTAATTTTCCCCGGTACAATCGGTTTGAACTCTTCTTTTTTTAAAGTAGCGGTATTGAAAACTTTCAGCATGCCTTCATTTTACTATTTCATCATTTTCTTCATAACCATATCGGTAAAACTATATGGAAGATGACGAAAAGCCCAAATTACCGCCCGATTAGAAAAGCCATCAATATACCGACGTTTTGGATGTTTGTCGGTTGCCGCTTTATAAAATAAATTTGCTAAATCCTGACTGCTTCGTTTCGATGACATTTTTGAAAACAGTCTATCAAAGGCATCGATTGAAGAATAATAAACGGAATTTTTTGGAGTATTTTTTTGAGCATTTTTTAAAGCTGTTTTCAGCCATTCCGATCGAGTCCCGCCCGGTTCGATCAAAATTGCCCGAATACCAAAAGACTCCGTTTCCAAACGCAAGCTATCGGTCAAAGTTTCCAAAGCATGCTTTGTCGCATCATACCAACCTCCCAGAGAAGTATAAAGAAAACCAGCAACCGAAGAAACATTGATAATTCGGCCATTATGCTGTTTTCGCATAATCGGGAGAAGTAATTTGGTTAAATGAATCGCAGCAAAAACATTGACCTCAAATTGAGCGCGCGCCTGTTTGATCGATGTATCCTCAAGACTGCCATATTCGCCATAACCGGCATTGTTGATTAAAACATTGATTTCATCAGTTTTTTGCAAAACCTGACGGAAGAAATTTTCAATTGACTCGTCTTTTGAAAGATCAAGAAAAAATATCTCGACACCAAGATTTGTTAATTCCTTCATTCGGTCGACCCGACGAGCTCCGGCAAAAACCCGCCAACCGCGCTTAGAAAATAATTTTGCCGCAGCGAAACCCATGCCTGAAGAAGCACCTGTGATAATCACAGTTTTTTGTTTTTCCATAATGCGCTCCTTAATAAAAAAAGACAAAGTAATCAGTTATTATCCAAGTACCGAGGACAACATTTTTTCCGATTCAACATAGCAGTTGCGTCCCTTCGGTTCAAGAAAATTGATCTTAGCAGCAAGATAAACTGTCACGAATTTTTTTTGATCGACTTGAACAACCCCAACAAGAGATTCGGTATCGGGAGAAGTTCCGGTTTTTAAACCGAGCCATTGATGATTAGCAATTGCCAGAAATTTAAAACGATTTAAATAAGGATATTCCTGCCGGTCGCTTTTAAAATTAAACTTCCATTTTTGGGCAATCGTCAAAACTTCCGGAAAACGATCAACAAGCTGCTCGGTAATTGTCAAAACTTCTTTGGCTGAAAAAAGCGGTTCATAGGAATCAGTCATCTCAGGATCTTTATAAGTTTCCAAGTCTTGGTTAGAAAGTCCGGCAGGATTTGGAATGATCGAATTATTAATACCCCAAGAATCCAAAAGAGCAATCGTCTGTTGATGCCAGTTCTCCAAACTTTTGAAAAGTTTTTCTGCGAAAACAAAAGCAAAAGTATTTTCCGACAAAATCAAAAGCGCATCTAATGCATCTTTAACCGTGTAAGTCTCGCCCTCAGTTAATTTAATTTCAGCAACGACTTCCCCTTTAGTAAATTCAGCAATCTTTTTGGTTGTCGTTAATTGATCGTCCCAATTAAGTTGGTGTTTTTCAACGGCTGCATAAAGCTGATAAATAATAATTAATTTTGTAAGCGAAGCGATCGGTACCCGTCGATCAATATTTTTTCCAGCCAAAACAGAGCCGTCAAGTTCGGCAACTAATGCTGCCGGCGCCAAAATTTTCAATTGTTTCAAAGCTAACTCCTCTCCAGCTGGTAAGCTTTATCTAAAATTTTATTAATAAATTATAAAAAAACACAGTTATTTAAACTGCGCTTGAAAAAATAGTTTTCAATTCAATCAGACAACTTTTCTTTCAAAAGGATCACTACTGATACCTTCATCCAAAATAATTTTTGCCCAATTTTTGGCGCTCCACAAAGAATGATCCTTGAAGTTACCGCAAGTCTTTTCAGAAACACCAGGGATATCTGAAAATTCAACACGATCGCGAATTTCAGTCAAACTTTCTTTAAGTGCCTTTGCGACCGTTTCAGTATCATAGGTATACCAACTAATCATATGAAAACCTGTCCGGCAACCAAAAGGCGAGATATCAATAATCCCATCAAGTCGATCTCGCATCAAAGAAGCAAACAAATGTTCCAAGGTATGAATGCCACCCGTTTCAATCGAAGTTTGGTTAGGTTGAGCCAAACGCAAATCATAATTGGCAACCGTGCCACCCTTTGGTCCCTTCTGTTCTTCAATCAAGCGCACGTATGGTGCTTTGACTTTTGTATGATCCAAAGTAAAACTTTCGACTTCTGCCATTTTTTCCTCCTATCTGATTAAAATTGTACAAGAAAAAAAGACTTACGGAGCGTAAGTCTTTTAAACGTAAATTATCATTATACAAACTGCATCAAAATTGGTACAACGATTACGAATAGAACCGTCGAAGTTGTAACAACATTCGTTGCATATTCAACATCTCCATGATTTTGTCCAACCAAGATTGGCAAAACAGCCAAGCCCGGAGTAGCTGCTTGAATGATCAGAGTTGAAGATTCAAGTACCGGCATTGATCCTGCAAAAAGTTTTAAAATCGTAATCATAACAGCTGGAGCAATAACAAAGCGACCAATTAAGGCGAGAATCGAATCACGATCGAAATGAATAGATTTCAAACCAGCATCAGCTAAAATAATTCCGATATATATCAGGGACATTGGCGTTACAATCCCGCCAACCATGGAAAAAGTCGTACTAATCCATGTAGGAATCGGAATTGCCAAGAGTAGTACAACAATTGAAATCAAGAAACCGACCAGGGGCATTGGCAATAACTTTTTCCAATTGAAACTTTGTTTTTTCGACTTGTCTCTCGTTGGATCGTCAGCTGAAATAAAGAAGACCCCAATTGCCCAAGTCGAAATTGTATTCATAACATAATAAATTAAGAAGTATGGCATCGACTTTGTACCGAACAAAGCCGAATTTAACGGTAAGCCAATAAAAATTGTATTAGCGTTGACGAACATATTGATAAATGTTCCACGACGACCAACCCGAATTTTGAAGATTTTCGTGATTAAATAAGCAATCACGTAACTGACAGCGAAACTAGCTGCAGCGAAAACCAAACCACCGGATAAGCTGACTAATTTATCACGTGTCAAATAAGTCAGTACACTAACAAAAATCGACAGTGGCAAGGCAATATTCATAATCAGGTATGAAATATTTCCTTTAAAAGAATCAGCTAATTTTCCTGATCTCCGTAAAACATAACCAAGAGCAATCACTAGAACAATTTCTACGACACTCTCAACACTGGTAATAAATGCATTCATTAGTATTTAGGTTCCCATTTCAAGTCATCGACAGCCTTTTGGACATCGTCAATCGGCTGACGGTTAATGCCCTGTTCAACGGCTTTTTTAGCCACGGCAACCGCCACTGTTCGTGAGAACTCGGCTAATTTTGAAACTGGCGGCAAAACAGCAGCGCCAACTTTCGTCGTATCAACAATTCCTCCAAGACTATGGGCAGCGGCTGAAATCATTTCAGGTGTGAGCAGCTTCGATTGAGCAGCAATGGCTCCAAAACCAAGTCCTGGATAAATCAAAGCATTATTGGCCTGACCGATTTGATAAGTGTTACCCTCGTATTCAATATCATCAACCGGAACACCGGTACCAATCAAAGCTTTCCCATTAGACCATTTCAAGACATCTTCGGCTTTCGCTTCAGCTAATTTTGTTGGGTTGGAAATTGGAAAAATAATTGGTCTTTCCGTATAACCAGCCATATCTTTAACAATTTCTTCGGTAAAGGAATTCGGATGTGTCGAGGTACCAACTAAAATAGTTGGCCGAACAGCTTCAACAGCTGCTTGAAGATTAGTTAATTGATCGGCATTTTTAAAGTCACTCCGCTTGGCAGCAAACGGCTTTTGTTCCGGAGTTAGATTGGGATCATCATCAAACAAAAGGCCCTGCTTATCGACGAGGAAGAAATGCTTCTTAGCGTCTTCGTCAGAAAGACCCTGTTCAACCATTTCTTCATGAAGCTGCTTAACAATTCCCATTCCAGCAGTGCCGGCACCAAAACTCATATAAGTCTGATTAGTTAATTTCTGACCAGAAATCTTTAATGCACCAAGGACACCAGCCAAAACAACGATTCCGGTTCCTTGAATATCATCATTAAAAGTAGCGATTTTATCTTTATAGCTGTTTAGGATATTAGAAGCGTTTGAACGGCCAAAGTCTTCCCAATGCAAATATAAATTAGGAAAAATAGTTTCGGCCTGATCAACGAATTTGTCGACAAAATCATAATACTTGTCGCCGCGAATCCGATTGAATTTGTTTCCCAAATAAAGAGGATCTTTTAGAAGCTGTTCATTATTGGTTCCGGCATCGATAACAACCGGAAGAACTGTCGACGGATCGATTCCAGCAGCAACTGTATAAACCATCAACTTGCCAACGGCAATGTCGACACCTTGGACACCCCAGTCTCCAATTCCGAGAATTCCTTCAGCGTCGGAAACAACTAACAACTTAATATCACGGCCATTAGCGGCATTTTTCAAAGTTGATTGAATATTTTCCGGATGATTAATATCCAAAAAAGCAGCACCCTGTGGTTCGACAAACAGTTCTGAATAATTTTCAATTGTATCGGCAATTGTTGGATCATAAACAATTGGCATAAATTCAACTACATGTTGAGAAAAAAGTTTATAAAACAACACATGGTTTGTATTGAATATTTCCATTAGAAATAATCGTTTTTCAAGATTTGAAGCCTTACTTTGAAACTGAGCATAAGTCTGATCGACCTGCTCTTGCAAAGTCTGAACTTTGGCCGGCAGTAAACCGTTTAAACCAAGTTCGTCCCTTTCCGCTTCTGTAAAAGCGGTTCCTTTGTTAATAAAAGGATCATTTAAAATACTTACTGGATCTGTCATATTTTCTCCTCAAGAACCAGACAAGCTTATTCCATTAAGATTAATATAGTCAAAATTTATAAAAAGGATAAAATTATCTTATATGAAGTTCACCGATATCGAATACTTTGACAAAATATCCGAGCTTGAATCATTTTCAAAAACGGCTATTTTTTTCAATGTCAGTCAACCAACAATTTCATTTGCTGTCCAACGTTTAGAAAGCGAGATGAAAAAAACTTTAATTAACCGCAATCGATCACATGGGGAAATTTCATTGACCGATGCTGGCCAGATTTTTGAAAAACACGCAAAAAAAATTCTTCAAGAAGTAGTAGCTGCCCACGAAGAAATTGATCGGATAAATTGGCCGACAATCGAATTTGGTCTACCACAAATTATTGGGAATTATTATTTCCCAAAATTAGTCAAACATTTCGTTGGCAACCCGTTTTTCCAGAATGTTGCGACCCATGAAGCCGGATCCGACTTGCTTTTAAAAGCTTTAAAAAATCATCGCCTTGATTTGGCAATCATTTCTTCAGTCAATCCAGTAAAAATCGAGGGACTAGAAACAATTGAAATTGATCGAAAAAAATACTTAATCGTTGTCAGCAAAGACAATCCTTTGGCCAAACAGAAAGAAATTTCTTTTGAGGATCTTGTCAATGAAAAATTTGTTTCCTTAAAGGAAGGCAATGTTCATCCAATCGCTTTTCGCCAACTAGAAGAAACTTACAATGTTTACCCAAAAATTATTTACGAAACGCCTGATGTTAATATTTTAAAAAAAATGATCGCAGAAAAAACCGGCATTGGTTTTATTGTTGAAATAGCAGTCGACAAACAAGATAATTTAGCAACATTACAATTAAAAAACAAAAGGGTTCCGGAATTTATCATCAGTTTTGTCTATAAAAAAGACTTACAAATTCCTGGAATTAAAAATATAGTCGAAGAATTGAGAAACAATAGTATCTTCGACCAGAATCAAGAAACAAAACATTAGGAATTAGATTTATTTAAGTAACAATTATAGATTCGCCGGGCTTCCTTTTCCGGAAGATAACGGATCTGAACTTCGTGATTAGAATTAGCATGGCGAATGCTGACAGATAAATGAACTAAATGTTTGTGAGCCATCCAAACAGTCTGGCGATAACTGACAAACTGTATTTTATTTTGTTGAATCAAATACAATTCATTAGTCCAAAAACGGCCGCTTTGAAGTAAATAACGTCCACCGGAAATAATCGCAAAAGCCATATGGTGGCCCTTATACCAGCCAAGACTGACTGCTAACGGGAGAAGAAGCAAGGAAAAGCAGCCCCAAAAGTGAAAAAAATATATCAAGACTAGAGCTGGCAATAAAGAAAGCAGAATTCCGTTACGGATAAAATACCAGCTCTGAAAAGATGGTAAGTGAATTAACTTAGGCATTTGTTTTGGAAAGTAAGAAATAAATTTCTGTACTTGTTGAAAAAGCTGTTTCTTTTCAATAACAGGAAGAATAACCAGATCGCCACCGTTCTTCTCATTTTTTCCAGCATCCGAGGCAACAATTGTTTCGACTGTTGCCAATTTCAGCCACTGACGTAAAATACTTTGTTTGACAAAAACTGCCTGAATCTTTTTTAAAGGTAAACTGACGATATTTCTTTGAAAAAAACCACGAATCGTCGTCAACTTATTCTTGCTTTTAATCAAAGTGAAATGATAATATTTTTGAACGGTCGTCAAATAGGATGCGAGCAAGCTAAAAAGCAAAATCAGAATTGCAAGAATAAAAAAACTCTCTGCCACTAAATTATCGATAGTTAATTCAATCGGTTTCTTGATAGTTTGCGGCAAGTAACCATCAATCTGGGAAAAAAATCCGACAAAACCCAAAAGAACCGGAATAATACCAAATGAAGTCAGGGCATATTTTGATAAATCACGAAAATTTATTTGATAGCTGCTATCAATTTTTTTATTTTTGGCTTGTTGAGGACCAGCTTCCGACGAAACACTTCCCAGACGGGACTGTTGGTTGAGTTTTTCAATAAAATTAGAAATTTTTAAAGGGATAACCGGTAAAATCGCTTCGGCTTTTCCATCATTATGACCGGCCGTTTCGATTGAAAGCGATTCAAGATCAAAAGGCTGCAAGAAAAACCATTGTTTGTGTTGAATCGTTTGGATTTTGTTAAAGGGAATATGCTCATGGTGGCGAATAAAAACTCCGGAATCAATCGTCAAACTGTTTTCGTCAAAGTGATAAGCAAAAAATATATATCTAAGCAGGGCATCCACAAAGGAAAAAATTACTAAAATAATTAACAATCCATACAAAAATAATCCCGGATGACGGTCACCGATAATTTCAAAAAATAAAAAAAGAATTAGCAGAAAAGATCTTTTCAAATTATTGTATAAAAAAACAAAAAAAGCCAATGGATGCAAACGATTACTTTTATTCGTAACATTATTCATCACGAGCCTCCAAAGCCAGGCGCATGATCTGATCACGCAACTGTTTTGCGGTATCGTCTTTTAAACCATCAATTTTGTGACTGCTGGAAGCGGTTGCGACAATCACCTTCTCAAGTTTTTGCCACTGAAGTACTGGACCGGCTGATAAAGTAACGTTTTGAACACGGGCAATTGGAATTGCCACTCGTTCGCGAAAAATAAAACCAGATTGTATTTCAACCGAATCATTGCTAATTTTATATTGCCAAAAACGATAGCGATAAGGAATCGAAAGCAGTTCAAAAGAGATAATCAATACAGCAGCGACCAGGGCTGGATAGATTAGCCAATCGGCCAATTTCCAAAAATGAACGGCAAATTCAAGCAATATCATGACAATGGTAAGCAAAAACAAATTCCCAAAAACATGAATTAGCCAAATGAATTTAATTCTTGAGGGTAATTGTTCAATTTTATTCATTCTGTCCCTCCAAAATGACGAAATATTCATATTCAAGATATCTTATTTGGAAGTATGTGTCAAACGTTTAAAAATAAAATTCTTTTTTGAATTTGTTCAACAAAAGAGATTGTCAAAATCAGCTGACTTTTAAGTTAAGATTGTCTTTTATAGGCAATCACTTAAATTATTTTCGCTAAGGATTGCTTGCTGTTAGACTAAAAATAAGAGGTATAAAATGTGTGGGCGTTTTATGTTTAAACCAACAGATAGTCCAGAAATTCAACGAATTTATCAGCTGGCTCTCGACAATGGGTATCAAGTAAAGAGCGGAGAAATCTTTCCAACCGATCAGACGGCACTGATTGTTGCCGGCGAAAAACAGGTCAAAATTGTACAAATGCCCTGGGGCTTTCCGGGCTTTAAAGCAAAGCAAACAATCATCAACGCTCGGGCAGAAACGATTATGAATAAGGAAATCTTTGCCGATGCTTTTATCAAATATCGCTGCGTTTATCCGACAAGTGGTTTCTTTGAGTGGACCAAGGACAAACAAAAAATCTATTTCAATTATCAAGAAAAGCCGAGTGCACTATATATTGCCGGTTTTTATAATTTTTTTGATGGGCAGGCTAAGTCGATTTTAATTACAACTGTGCCGAATGCTTCGGTTGCACCGGTTCATAATCGAATGCCGCTGATTTTAAAGAAAGAAGAAATTAATCGTTGGATTTATGATTCGGATTTCGCTAAAAATTTATTAGTAAAGCAAATGCCGCTTTTAACGGCGAAAAAAGTTTAACCCGATGAACCCAAAAAATACAAATTGTAGATATTTTTTCAATTTAAAACCTGTTGTTTGAATCAACAACAGGTTTTAAATTGAAAAAATATATAAAACAATTTAGGCAATCGAGCTTTTAGCTTTGATTGGCAAGATTAACAAATTGTTGAATCTGATGGTTAGAAACACCCATCATCATCAAGGCTCTCAGAGGCATATTGGTCAAAATTGCCTGATTATTTTCGTCTCCGGCCAATTGTTTCAATAGTTCATCCAATCCACTCTTTTGCAAAGCAACTTTAAAAGTTGGTTCCCTTAGAATATCACTCAGGTAACTATCGGAACTAATTGCCTGCCTTTTATTTTCCGACCAATCGATGACCAGGTTCTTGGTTAAACGAATATCACGGCTAGAAGCGGCCAATTGGACTTGATAGGAACCGTTATCCACCTGCCATTTTTCAGTTTTAGGATTATACCAGCTGAAAGATCTTTTATCCAAGGTGATTTTGGCCTGCTTTGTCTGGCCTGGATTCAGAGAAACTTTGACAAAACCTTTCAGTTCTTTAGGCGGTTTTTCAATTTTACTGGTCTGATTGGACAGATAAAGTTGAGCTATTTCCTTGCCTGCGACCGAACCGGTATTCTTAATTTCAAAACTAACAGTTACCTGCCGATCACTTTTTAAAAGTTCCAGTTTCCTGTAATCAAAAGTTGTATAACTCAATCCATAGCCAAAGGGAAAAAGAACTTCCTGCTTTTTCTTATCGTAATAACGATAGCCAGCAAAGAGCCCTTCATGATAATTCTCCTCGTTCTGATCAGCATTAAAAGCTAAATAAGTCGGATTGTCGGATAACTTAATTGGAAAGCTTTCAGCTAACTTACCCGAAGGGTTAACATGACCAAATAGAACATCCCAAGTAGACTGGCCAACGGCTTCACCAGCCAGATAAGTCTCGACGATCGCACCAACTTTTCCAACCCAAGGCATTTCAAGAGCCGAACCGTTTTCTAAAACAACAATTATTTTTTTATTAACGGCGGCCAATCGTTCAATTAAATGATTTTGGTTGTCCGGCAAACTGATTGTCTGCTTGTCAAAGCCTTCCGACTCATAAGAACTTGGAAAACCGGCAAAAACAACTATCTGGTCAACCTGCTTTGCCAGATCAACTGCCGCTTGTTCGGACTGCCGATCAATTTGACCAGAATCTATTTGATACCCTGCTTGATAAGCTGTCTTTGGCAAAGCCTTCCGAACGGTTTTTAAAGGACTGATTGCTTTATATGCATTGACATGAGCACTGCCGGATCCCTGATAACGCGGTTTTTCGGCCAGTTGTCCAATCACAGCCAAAGACTGGTCCGGTTTAAGCGGCAAAAGCTGCTGTTCGTTTTTTAATAGAACGATGCTTTCGTCGGCCAGTTGGCGAGCAAACTGATGCTGTTTTTCCAGATCATAAGAAACAACAGTTTTGCTTTGTGGCTGCCATTTTTCAACCATTTGGATCACTCTTAAAACAGCCCGATCCAAAATTTTCTCATCCAGCTTGCCGTTGTTAACAGCCTCGACAATCTCTGTAGTTGATTCGGCCCCTTTGCCTGGCATTTCTAAATCCAAGCCGGCTTTCAAGGCTGCAACATGATCACTGACAGCACCCCAATCAGACATCACCAGACCTTTAAATCCCCATTGTTCTCTTAGAATTTGAGTCAGCAAGCGCTGGTTTTGCGAATTAAGGGTACCATTAATCGCATTATAAGAACACATAATCGTTGCCGGATGAGCTGTTTTAACAACCTTCTCAAAAGCCGAAAGATATAGTTCGTGCAGACTGCGTTGATCAATATTGGAAGAAGCTGTAAAACGCTGGTTTTCCCGATTATTAGCGGCAAAATGTTTTAAACTGACGCCAACACCGGTTTCCTGGACACCTTGAACATAGGAACTGGCTAATTCACCGATAAGATAAGGATCTTCGGAAAAATATTCAAAATTGCGCCCAGCCAAAGGACTTCTTTTTAAATTAATTCCGGGACCCAATAGAATTCCAACTCGTTCAGCCTTGGCTGCCTGGCCAAGGTTTCTGCCTAATTCCTGCAGTAACGCGCAATCAAACGAATTGGCCGTCAAAGAAGAAGAAGGGAAATTAACTGCAACAACGCTTTTATTTAGACCCAAAGCATCGGAAGTATCAGCCTGTTTTCTCAAACCGGACGGCCCATCGGAAACCATCATTCTATCCAAGCCAGGAACTTGAGCCGTAAACCAAAAGTCTTTGCCGGAAACAAGATCGGCTTTTTCTTTTAAAGATAATCCTGAAATAATTGAAGTAATTTTAGACAAATTAGACTCCTTTTTAAAAATAATAATTTTTGTCAAAATAAATATTTAAGAGAAAATTTAACGAATTTATAAATTGACGATTAAAACAAGTACCTAATTATTTTCATCTACGGCTTTAGCTGTGTTTGATCCAATACTCTTTTTGAATAATGGGAAAACAAAGATAACTGCTAAAAGCCCGTAAAATAATACAGACAGGGACAATCCCTCTTTAGCACTGCTGTTGCCGATTGTGCTGGATATAATCGATACAATATACGGAGAAAAGAAAGCGCCTAAATTACATGCAACCATTGCCAATGATACTGATAAGTTTTTTGATGCAGCGTTGACGTTATCGAATATTACCCCGTACAAATAAGATATAAGCATACTATAGCCAATATATACAAGTGAAGTTCCAACTGTAAAGAGAACCATTCCGCTACTATAAGCAACACCGGCAAAGCCAAGAGCAACAACCGCGCTGGAAAAAATAGGAGTTACAGTTTTCAAATGAACGTAAACTCTTCCATATAGGAAGCCACTCACTGCGCCTAGCAAGCCGCCAATCGTTAATGCAGCTCCGAGAAAAGCGGCGTTCTTAATATTCTGTTCAGTCAGGAATTCGCTTGTTTTCGTTGCTATGTTCATTAGAAAAACAAACATGAAAAACATACTAATAACCGACAGAATAACAGTCGAATTAAGCTTTATTTTATTTTTTTCCTCTGAATTCAACGCAGAACTATCGTTAATAACTTTTTTAGTTGGTTCGGGAACATTGAAATAAAATACGAGCAGAATTGGAATCGATAAAGCATAAACCAAATACGCGTAATGCCAATTATAACTTACTAAAATTCCAGCCAGGAAGGTTGTTAAGGCCGATCCGATCGCCGAAGTAGCTGTTTGAAAACCTAAAAGTTTTTTCTGTTCGACTCCGGTAAAAAAGTCGCTAATCAAACCAACAGCAAGTGTGTTATAAGTTCCGACTCCAGCGCCCAATAAAAATCGGCAAAAAATTATAGCCGGAAAGCTGGTTGCGAAAGCAGGCAAGACCCCTCCGATAAATGCCATAGAAAGACCCAATAAGACGGTCTTCTTTTTTCCAATTAGTTTAATAACAAAATTACTAAGTAAAATGAACAGCAACATTGAAAATGATGGAATTGTTACAAGGGATTCAACTGTTGTTGCACTAACATTAGAAAAAGTTGCCTCCATCGGCGCAACGGTTACTGAAATAGCCGTTGCATCGCTTATTAGCAAAGAAGTTGCCAATATTCCAAGCTTTAAACCTAAATTATTTGTTTTTTTGTCCATGCTTATATACCTCTAAAGAACACTTTTCAATTAACTGTTTTT of the Oenococcus sp. UCMA 16435 genome contains:
- a CDS encoding SDR family NAD(P)-dependent oxidoreductase, giving the protein MEKQKTVIITGASSGMGFAAAKLFSKRGWRVFAGARRVDRMKELTNLGVEIFFLDLSKDESIENFFRQVLQKTDEINVLINNAGYGEYGSLEDTSIKQARAQFEVNVFAAIHLTKLLLPIMRKQHNGRIINVSSVAGFLYTSLGGWYDATKHALETLTDSLRLETESFGIRAILIEPGGTRSEWLKTALKNAQKNTPKNSVYYSSIDAFDRLFSKMSSKRSSQDLANLFYKAATDKHPKRRYIDGFSNRAVIWAFRHLPYSFTDMVMKKMMK
- a CDS encoding NAD-dependent malic enzyme; the encoded protein is MTDPVSILNDPFINKGTAFTEAERDELGLNGLLPAKVQTLQEQVDQTYAQFQSKASNLEKRLFLMEIFNTNHVLFYKLFSQHVVEFMPIVYDPTIADTIENYSELFVEPQGAAFLDINHPENIQSTLKNAANGRDIKLLVVSDAEGILGIGDWGVQGVDIAVGKLMVYTVAAGIDPSTVLPVVIDAGTNNEQLLKDPLYLGNKFNRIRGDKYYDFVDKFVDQAETIFPNLYLHWEDFGRSNASNILNSYKDKIATFNDDIQGTGIVVLAGVLGALKISGQKLTNQTYMSFGAGTAGMGIVKQLHEEMVEQGLSDEDAKKHFFLVDKQGLLFDDDPNLTPEQKPFAAKRSDFKNADQLTNLQAAVEAVRPTILVGTSTHPNSFTEEIVKDMAGYTERPIIFPISNPTKLAEAKAEDVLKWSNGKALIGTGVPVDDIEYEGNTYQIGQANNALIYPGLGFGAIAAQSKLLTPEMISAAAHSLGGIVDTTKVGAAVLPPVSKLAEFSRTVAVAVAKKAVEQGINRQPIDDVQKAVDDLKWEPKY
- a CDS encoding D-alanyl-D-alanine carboxypeptidase, whose amino-acid sequence is MKQLKILAPAALVAELDGSVLAGKNIDRRVPIASLTKLIIIYQLYAAVEKHQLNWDDQLTTTKKIAEFTKGEVVAEIKLTEGETYTVKDALDALLILSENTFAFVFAEKLFKSLENWHQQTIALLDSWGINNSIIPNPAGLSNQDLETYKDPEMTDSYEPLFSAKEVLTITEQLVDRFPEVLTIAQKWKFNFKSDRQEYPYLNRFKFLAIANHQWLGLKTGTSPDTESLVGVVQVDQKKFVTVYLAAKINFLEPKGRNCYVESEKMLSSVLG
- a CDS encoding PH domain-containing protein, which translates into the protein MNNVTNKSNRLHPLAFFVFLYNNLKRSFLLILFLFFEIIGDRHPGLFLYGLLIILVIFSFVDALLRYIFFAYHFDENSLTIDSGVFIRHHEHIPFNKIQTIQHKQWFFLQPFDLESLSIETAGHNDGKAEAILPVIPLKISNFIEKLNQQSRLGSVSSEAGPQQAKNKKIDSSYQINFRDLSKYALTSFGIIPVLLGFVGFFSQIDGYLPQTIKKPIELTIDNLVAESFFILAILILLFSLLASYLTTVQKYYHFTLIKSKNKLTTIRGFFQRNIVSLPLKKIQAVFVKQSILRQWLKLATVETIVASDAGKNEKNGGDLVILPVIEKKQLFQQVQKFISYFPKQMPKLIHLPSFQSWYFIRNGILLSLLPALVLIYFFHFWGCFSLLLLPLAVSLGWYKGHHMAFAIISGGRYLLQSGRFWTNELYLIQQNKIQFVSYRQTVWMAHKHLVHLSVSIRHANSNHEVQIRYLPEKEARRIYNCYLNKSNS
- a CDS encoding S-ribosylhomocysteine lyase; protein product: MAEVESFTLDHTKVKAPYVRLIEEQKGPKGGTVANYDLRLAQPNQTSIETGGIHTLEHLFASLMRDRLDGIIDISPFGCRTGFHMISWYTYDTETVAKALKESLTEIRDRVEFSDIPGVSEKTCGNFKDHSLWSAKNWAKIILDEGISSDPFERKVV
- a CDS encoding LysR family transcriptional regulator; protein product: MKFTDIEYFDKISELESFSKTAIFFNVSQPTISFAVQRLESEMKKTLINRNRSHGEISLTDAGQIFEKHAKKILQEVVAAHEEIDRINWPTIEFGLPQIIGNYYFPKLVKHFVGNPFFQNVATHEAGSDLLLKALKNHRLDLAIISSVNPVKIEGLETIEIDRKKYLIVVSKDNPLAKQKEISFEDLVNEKFVSLKEGNVHPIAFRQLEETYNVYPKIIYETPDVNILKKMIAEKTGIGFIVEIAVDKQDNLATLQLKNKRVPEFIISFVYKKDLQIPGIKNIVEELRNNSIFDQNQETKH
- a CDS encoding AEC family transporter, with translation MNAFITSVESVVEIVLVIALGYVLRRSGKLADSFKGNISYLIMNIALPLSIFVSVLTYLTRDKLVSLSGGLVFAAASFAVSYVIAYLITKIFKIRVGRRGTFINMFVNANTIFIGLPLNSALFGTKSMPYFLIYYVMNTISTWAIGVFFISADDPTRDKSKKQSFNWKKLLPMPLVGFLISIVVLLLAIPIPTWISTTFSMVGGIVTPMSLIYIGIILADAGLKSIHFDRDSILALIGRFVIAPAVMITILKLFAGSMPVLESSTLIIQAATPGLAVLPILVGQNHGDVEYATNVVTTSTVLFVIVVPILMQFV
- a CDS encoding SOS response-associated peptidase, whose protein sequence is MFKPTDSPEIQRIYQLALDNGYQVKSGEIFPTDQTALIVAGEKQVKIVQMPWGFPGFKAKQTIINARAETIMNKEIFADAFIKYRCVYPTSGFFEWTKDKQKIYFNYQEKPSALYIAGFYNFFDGQAKSILITTVPNASVAPVHNRMPLILKKEEINRWIYDSDFAKNLLVKQMPLLTAKKV
- a CDS encoding PH domain-containing protein, which gives rise to MNKIEQLPSRIKFIWLIHVFGNLFLLTIVMILLEFAVHFWKLADWLIYPALVAAVLIISFELLSIPYRYRFWQYKISNDSVEIQSGFIFRERVAIPIARVQNVTLSAGPVLQWQKLEKVIVATASSSHKIDGLKDDTAKQLRDQIMRLALEARDE